In Chitinivorax sp. B, the following are encoded in one genomic region:
- a CDS encoding heavy metal-associated domain-containing protein: METQLVIHGVGSDDDLRIVINAIQDLPCIGHVELDPASGKACIEHQPMVSEADIRQAIEQAGYRVD, encoded by the coding sequence ATGGAAACACAGTTGGTCATTCATGGTGTGGGGAGCGATGATGATTTGCGCATCGTTATCAATGCCATTCAGGATCTACCTTGTATTGGTCACGTTGAACTTGATCCAGCCAGTGGCAAGGCGTGTATCGAACATCAGCCCATGGTATCCGAAGCGGATATCCGTCAGGCGATAGAGCAGGCCGGCTATAGG
- a CDS encoding transporter substrate-binding domain-containing protein — MKRRHFMLAALLSLVVGAVQADVLDDIKKKGSLLVGVSDDSPPFGQLDPKTRTVSGYDIDFAAAMAKRLGVKLVIKPITMADRIPVLQNGQVDMVVAAFTKNAERERQVDFSYGYFITGQKFVVKKGKVTNVEQLAKASIAAVKGTTGEKGVRKELPSANLVLVDDEPAMFRLLADGKVDAVTNDEPILAVLLSKMANKDQFEIPAISLSFDAYGVAVRKGEKRLLKEVNDGLVEMEKSGEAAKIFERWFGNMQVFRNFKISAS, encoded by the coding sequence ATGAAACGTCGCCATTTTATGTTGGCCGCACTGTTGTCGTTGGTAGTGGGAGCCGTACAGGCCGATGTGCTGGATGACATCAAGAAGAAGGGGAGTTTGTTGGTTGGTGTCTCTGATGATTCACCACCGTTCGGTCAGCTTGATCCGAAAACGCGTACCGTATCCGGCTATGACATCGACTTTGCCGCTGCCATGGCCAAGCGACTGGGCGTCAAACTGGTGATCAAACCGATCACCATGGCAGATCGTATCCCGGTGCTGCAAAATGGTCAGGTCGATATGGTAGTTGCTGCATTCACCAAAAATGCTGAGCGAGAACGGCAAGTGGATTTCAGCTACGGCTATTTCATTACTGGCCAGAAGTTCGTGGTGAAAAAGGGCAAAGTGACCAATGTCGAGCAATTGGCCAAGGCATCCATCGCGGCGGTGAAGGGAACGACTGGCGAAAAGGGTGTACGCAAAGAATTACCGAGTGCCAACCTGGTACTGGTAGATGACGAGCCTGCCATGTTTCGTCTGCTGGCCGACGGTAAGGTGGATGCCGTCACCAATGACGAACCGATCCTGGCGGTCCTGTTGAGTAAGATGGCCAATAAGGATCAGTTCGAGATCCCAGCGATCTCGTTGTCGTTCGACGCTTATGGCGTAGCTGTCCGGAAAGGGGAAAAGCGTCTGTTGAAGGAAGTGAACGACGGCTTGGTGGAAATGGAAAAATCCGGTGAAGCGGCCAAGATTTTTGAGCGTTGGTTTGGCAATATGCAGGTGTTCCGCAACTTCAAGATATCCGCGTCGTAA